The Penicillium digitatum chromosome 6, complete sequence genome has a window encoding:
- a CDS encoding Nucleotide-binding, alpha-beta plait: MSKIYVGNLSWHTSDESLRAAFGEFGNIVDSIVMVDRETGRSRGFGFVTFSSAEEAEAAINALNEQDLDGRRIRVNLANARPSGGFGGGNGGAGGGRW, from the exons ATGTCCAAGATCTACGTCGG AAACCTTTCATGGCACACCAGCGACGAGTCGCTGCGCGCGGCCTTCGGTGAGTTCGGCAACATTGTCGACTCT ATCGTCATGGTTGACCGTGAGACTGGTCGCTCCCGTGGATTCGGTTTCGTCACCTTCTCTTCCGCTGAGGAGGCCGAGGCCGCCATCAACGCTCTCAACGAGCAGGA CCTCGATGGTCGTCGCATCCGCGTCAACCTCGCCAACGCCCGCCCCAGCGGTGGCTTCGGGGGTGGTAACGGTGGTGCCGGTGGTGGCCGCTGGTAA
- a CDS encoding Actin-binding protein Fragmin, putative — MAPHEGLVHPKEYDIKDSNVELIGSDLDHRVKYTSALTEPAWQSIDQAPGLTTWRIENFQVIPWPKEQTGQFYDGDSFIVLHTYKVGDDKLGHDIFFWLGSKTTQDEAGVAAYKTFELDEFLHGAATQYREVQEHPSDEFLALFRNYSIRSGGVRSGFTHVEPEERLEVTTLLRIFKHPGIARVDSLIVYEVEPTWKSLDENDVFVLDKGDKIWVWQGKKCSPMEKAKAAQVVNDMTQAKHVDVEVLSQLEPRSKIFVDLLGGRDVAPSTLEAPRPGRFAKKGGDESSRPRGLFRLSDASGTLSFDVVKGGGRVDRSDLDGKDVFLYDTGNRVWVWQGSGASAREKAMWLKVAQFYVQKIQESQSSEAYLTPISKVSQGHESPAFLKALEA; from the coding sequence ATGGCACCCCACGAAGGCCTCGTCCACCCGAAAGAATACGACATCAAAGACAGCAACGTGGAGCTAATCGGCAGCGACCTTGACCACCGCGTGAAATACACCTCAGCCCTCACCGAACCTGCCTGGCAAAGCATCGACCAAGCACCCGGCCTTACAACCTGGCGCATCGAGAACTTCCAAGTTATCCCCTGGCCGAAAGAACAAACCGGGCAATTCTACGACGGTGACAGCTTTATCGTGCTACACACCTACAAAGTCGGCGACGACAAGCTCGGCCACGACATCTTTTTCTGGCTTGGCAGTAAGACAACTCAGGATGAAGCAGGTGTCGCGGCTTACAAGACGTTTGAGTTGGACGAGTTCCTTCATGGCGCTGCTACACAATACCGCGAGGTTCAGGAGCACCCCTCTGACGAGTTCCTCGCTCTGTTCCGGAACTACTCGATCCGGTCTGGTGGTGTGCGTTCCGGTTTCACACATGTCGAGCCTGAGGAACGGCTGGAGGTGACTACGCTTCTGCGCATCTTCAAACACCCCGGTATTGCGCGTGTTGACTCGTTGATCGTGTATGAGGTCGAACCTACATGGAAGAGTCTGGATGAGAATGATGTCTTTGTTTTGGATAAGGGAGATAAGATTTGGGTTTGGCAGGGGAAGAAGTGTAGTCCGATGGAGAAGGCGAAGGCGGCGCAGGTGGTTAATGATATGACGCAGGCGAAGCATGTTGATGTTGAGGTTCTGTCACAACTTGAACCCAGGTCGAAGATCTTTGTTGACTTGTTGGGTGGGAGGGATGTCGCTCCGTCTACTTTGGAGGCACCGAGACCTGGAAGGTTTGCAAAGAAGGGTGGTGATGAAAGTTCTCGGCCGCGCGGGCTTTTCAGACTCAGTGATGCGTCTGGGACGTTGTCTTTTGATGTTGTTAAGGGTGGGGGACGGGTTGATCGGTCTGACTTGGATGGGAAGGATGTTTTCCTTTATGATACTGGGAACCGGGTCTGGGTTTGGCAGGGGTCTGGAGCTAGTGCGAGGGAGAAGGCCATGTGGCTCAAGGTTGCGCAGTTCTATGTTCAGAAGATTCAGGAGAGCCAATCTTCTGAGGCGTATCTCACGCCAATTTCGAAGGTTTCGCAAGGCCATGAGAGCCCGGCATTCTTGAAGGCCTTGGAGGCTTAG
- a CDS encoding E3 ubiquitin-protein ligase listerin, producing the protein MSESFAILRQRRSDELAKLADEHLQHDLHSADRDKLNAAASSISLWTTVGSAVGVSLGVLTAIRLRSTRKAFFSAIRAQERPTKVVFEDGRTESIPDLTPLLKPTTLGDVATYFFASAGGLFLGGELGFAGGVAKGTSSINADPESKKRIEAAFRRFRSDVLRKQADALDKGENDYSLI; encoded by the exons ATGTCCGAATCCTTCGCCATTCTCCGCCAACGCCGCTCCGACGAGCTAGCCAAGCTCGCCGACGAGCATCTTCAACACGACCTCCACTCCGCCGACCGCGACAAGCTCAACGCAGCcgcatcttcaatttctctaTGGACAACAGTTGGTTCTGCGGTCGGTGTGAGTCTCGGTGTTCTAACTGCCATCCGATTGCGTAGCACACGCAAGGCGTTCTTCTCTGCCATTCGTGCGCAGGAGAGACCGACCAAGGTTGTTTTTGAAGATGGAAGGACTG AGTCTATTCCTGACCTCACGCCGTTGTTGAAGCCTACTACTTTGGGTGATGTCGCGACGTATTTTTTTGCCAGCGCTGGCGGGTTGTTTTTAGGTGGAGAGCTGG GCTTTGCTGGTGGTGTGGCAAAGGGGACGAGTAGTATAAACGCGGATCCAGAGAGCAAGAAGAGAATTGAAGCTGCGTTTAGGAGATTCCGGTCTGATGTGCTGCGGAAACAAGCCGATGCGTTGGACAAAGGGGAGAATGATTATAGTTTGATCTAA
- a CDS encoding Lipase, GDSL, whose protein sequence is MRQSTPIFWVVQACLIWLTVVSASPMISDDTVVSSDSNVSELQAPNTKPFALRVLPLGASITMGYKSEDGNGYRKWIRQQLRYAGWEVDMVGTMKSGTMHDNDHDGHIGWRIDQIASHAKLIIPQQPNLILLNAGTNDALQNYKVATAGQRMDSLLTYLFDNIPNTTIILSTLTFNGKKPQLSTEISTQYLELAAKRRARNESLVLADMSTFIRWKQLVDNIHPTAAGYEEMASVWWAAIQQAEKEGFLKAPNPTTMSTATISKAREKQLDDSTADPSLPAYTAPPQPTIKKLSSGSYRSHHWYLWAVVFQMITTCIVFSYV, encoded by the exons ATGAGGCAGTCGACACCCATTTTCTGGGTTGTCCAGGCTTGTCTAATATGGCTGACAGTGGTATCGGCATCACCGATGATCTCTGATGATACTGTGGTGTCTTCGGACTCCAATGTCTCTGAGCTTCAAGCTCCGAACACAAAGCCGTTTGCGCTACGAGTTCTGCCCCTCGGTGCTTCTATTACCATGGGATACAAATCGGAAGATGGAAATGGATATCGGAAATGGATTCGACAACAATTGCGCTATGCTGGGTGGGAGGTTGATATGGTGGGCACTATGAAGAGTGGCACCATGCACGATAAT GACCACGATGGACACATCGGCTGGAGAATCGATCAAATAGCTTCCCATGCCAAGCTGATCATCCCACAACAACCTAATCTAATTCTTCTCAA CGCTGGCACAAATGATGCTCTACAAAATTACAAAGTAGCCACCGCGGGCCAGCGGATGGACTCTCTCCTAACATACCTCTTCGACAACATCCCCAACACAACCATCATCTTATCAACCCTCACATTCAACGGAAAGAAGCCTCAATTGAGCACAGAAATCAGCACGCAATACCTAGAACTTGCAGCGAAACGCCGAGCGCGAAACGAAAGTCTCGTCCTCGCTGATATGAGCACTTTCATTCGGTGGAAGCAACTCGTCGACAATATTCATCCGACAGCCGCTGGCTACGAGGAAATGGCATCGGTGTGGTGGGCAGCCATTCAACAAGCTGAGAAGGAAGGCTTTCTCAAGGCGCCAAATCCCACCACTATGAGTACTGCTACTATCAGCAAGGCCCGTGAAAAGCAACTCGATGATAGCACTGCTGATCCGAGTCTGCCCGCATATACGGCCCCGCCTCAGCCTACGATAAAAAAGCTTAGTAGCGGCTCATATCGATCACACCACTGGTATCTGTGGGCCGTTGTATTCCAGATGATTACGA CATGCATTGTTTTCTCTTATGTATGA
- a CDS encoding Succinyl-CoA synthetase beta subunit, putative: protein MITWRSIAHTLQRHHAPLKTQVRQLSLLEYQSHKLLQDFKLPIPPGFLVTTPEQARHVVSVMNGPSVIKAQVLAGGRGKGNFNSDGKSGVRRVESSSEAFKSASNMLGYYLTTAQTPEDGLRVDKLYINKAMAIAQEFYFAMILDRQHTSPVLLISSSGGTDIESNIDNLHKLCFGLSTGITDEIDAYVQAELGFSDVEMKDIHRILVQMVKLFKEKDATLLELNPLVRTEEGEFVCLDAKFGFDDLARYRQEEIFALEKRSPEEEEEHQLAKLGLSYVRLDGNIGNIVNGAGLAMATNDLISLQGGRCANFLDVGGAATKEALSKALGILKSDQRIKGILINIYGGIVRCDMIAEAIVAAAAEMGGFKCPVVVRLQGTNSDKGLKLIERSELDNLIVEAEFENAAQMIVKQTPGVEV, encoded by the exons ATGATTACTTGGCGTTCTATCGCTCACACCTTGCAACGG CACCATGCGCCCCTCAAAACCCAAGTAAGACAGCTAAGTCTACTTGAATACCAGTCACACAAACTGCTCCAAGAC TTCAAACTACCAATTCCACCGGGGTTCCTGGTTACAACCCCAGAGCAAGCAAGGCATGTTGTCTCCGTGATGA ATGGACCATCAGTGATAAAAGCCCAAGTCCTCGCAGGCGGACGCGGCAAAGGTAACTTCAACAGCGATGGGAAAAGTGGGGTCCGACGTGTCGAGTC ATCAAGCGAAGCATTTAAAAGCGCCAGTAACATGCTCGGGTACTACCTAACCACGGCGCAAACACCAGAGGATGGACTCCGCGTTGACAAGCTCTACATCAACAAAGCCATGGCCATCGCTCAGGAATTCTACTTCGCAATGATACTCGACCGACAACACACCTCACCCGTGCTATTAATATCCTCGTCCGGGGGGACAGACATTGAATCGAACATCGACAACCTGCACAAACTCTGCTTTGGGCTCTCGACAGGCATCACTGACGAAATCGATGCGTATGTTCAAGCAGAGCTGGGATTCTCCGATGTCGAGATGAAGGACATACACCGGATCTTAGTGCAGATGGTCAAGTTGTTCAAGGAGAAAGATGCGACGCTACTTGAGTTGAATCCCCTGGTGCGTACGGAGGAAGGGGAATTTGTCTGTTTGGATGCCAAGTTTGGGTTCGATGACCTGGCGCGGTATCGACAAGAGGAGATCTTTGCGTTGGAGAAGAGGTCAccggaagaggaggaggagcatCAGCTGGCAAAATTAGGACTTTCTTATGTGCGACTTGATGGGAATATAGGGAACATTGTTAATGGGGCTGGGTTGGCGATGGCCACTAATGATCTGATTAGTCTGCAGGGGGGGAGATGTGCGAACTTTTTAGATGTTGGGGGTGCGGCGACGAAGGAGGCTTTGTCGAAGGCTTTGGGGATTTTGAAGAGTGATCAGAGGATTAAGGGGATTTTGATAAATATTTATGGGG GAATTGTACGATGCGATATGATTGCCGAGGCgattgttgctgctgctgctgagaTGGGGGGTTTCAAATGTCCCGTTGTGGTTCGGTTGCAGGGTACGAATTCCGACAAGGGATTGAAGCTG ATTGAAAGATCCGAGTTGGATAACTTGATTGTAGAAGCCGAGTTCGAAAATGCTGCCCAGATGATCGTGAAGCAAACACCCGGGGTTGAAGTTTAA